TTGCAAGGATTGTTTTAAACCTTGCTAGAAATGTTTTCCAAGCATACGCTGTGCTATGGCTTCTGAAACCTCGCAAGGCTTCATCAATGAGCGATGTTTTCAAACTATTCTACCTCGACTTCTTAGTGCTGGATGAAAAGCACGTGGAGATCGTCAAGCTGAGCGATAACGAACTGGTGACAAGATGTAGGAATCCCTGCCCGATACTCGAGCTCTCGCAAAGATTAAGGGTTGACACAAGGGTTTCCTGTAGAATAGTCTCGGAACCCGTCTGCAAGTACGTGCTTAATAAACTGAACCCTAAGCTGGTTTTCGAGAGAAACTACGAGCATATAAGACCATACGCGGACAGTTGCGAGGAGAGAGTATATTTCGGGGGCACGCAGGCTTGAACGTGAGGTTCTATCCACTCGTTTAAAAATCGTTGAGACGGGGCTTTCACAACGTTTGAAGGAATACTACACCTCGAAACATCTTCCCTCAGTCTTTTCTCATCGCTTCTAGTCTCGGTTTCGATCGGCAGGGTTTTTCAAGTCTTACAATGTTGTCACTGATAAAGCGGTTGTGAGAAGCAGGTTGTTAAAGACCTCAAATACTTGCCCAGGCCTCGATGATTGATAAACTACAACCTATCCCTGGTGAATAACAATAGTATCGCTGAAACAACTACTATCACAGGTGCAGCCACCAGTAGAGCAGGCTCCGGGATGGGGACAGGCCCTCCACTGCCCGGTTTCACGGAGACGTAATCACATCTCGCAGTGTCGTTGCTAATGTAGACTGTGAAGCTTATTTCCCCGGCGAGCGGGGTTAAGTAGTTCTTGCCGACCACAACCTCTAATGTGTCGTTTAATACTGTTTTAGCATAAACACTAGCTGATACCTCAGCACTACCCGCCTCCTCCCAATCCCATGTTGAGCCACCACCTACATACTTGTAGAGCTTAACAACCGGGCTCGACACGGTGGTGCCATCGATATATGCTTCCAAAAGGTAGTCTGCCCCGATACCTGTCCAGTGTTCAAGACCTGTTGAAGAATCATTATCGCTATCTATTAACACTCCGTAGAAGTATGTAGCTTCAGAGGGGAGGGGGATATTGCCGGTAACGGTTATGTTAAAGCCTACGTGCGTTACGTTAAACCCGTATCCGACAGCTAATATGTCCGTGAATCCAAGTGCACACTTACCGTCCCCGAGGCTGTCGCTGAAATCCCTGGTGTAATCCCAGCTTGCAATAACAGTGATCGATGCGGTTAGAATCAACGCCAGAGTTACAGCTGTTAGCACTTTGGCTTTCCGCAAGCATAACACCTTGCTTCATGTGTGCTAAAAACATATGTTTTCCTTCACAAGTATTTAAACATCAGCCTGGTTGAGCGCTAATCCCTGAAGCGTGAATTCTCGGGAAGCCTCGTAAATGCGTTGAGCACTATTTACCGTAGTATTTCTTCGCGAGCTCGTAGGCTTTAACACCATAAGCTAACGCCGGGCCGCCCCCCATGACCACTGCTGTTTTCAAAGCATCCAGCACTTCCTCAAAGCTTGCACCAGCCTTGTAACACTCCTCCATGTGCCACATGATGCATGGCTCGCACCTGATGACTACTCCTATGGCGAGCGAGATCAGCTCTTTCGTCTTCTTGTCAAGCGCCCTGCTTGATTCAGCTGTCTCAACGAACTTCATGAACAGCTGGAGCTCCTCGGAGAGGGCTAGCATTTCGTTAAGCTTCTCCTTAAGCTTTTCAAGCTCAGAATTCTGATACGTGCTCAACACCCCACATAATATATTATGCATCCATGGATAAAACGTTTTCAGCGAAGACTACTCGGCAATATCGGAGACGACGGGCTGGGTTAGAGCCAGTAAATCCCTGGTCTTCAACTCTAGAAGGGAGTGAGTGCTACCACCGCCCCCGATCACCGTCTCCCTGTTCAACACCTCCCTGTCGACATAGGTTTTCAAACCATGTCCAACAGGCGGGACCGCTCCAACAGGGTATCCCGTCGCCTTTTCAACCTCTCTCGCCCTGGCCAGCCTGAGCTTTCTACCAGTAATGCTTGAAAGCTTGTCCAGGCTCAACCTCTTATTACCAGGGATGATTGCCGCCAGGGGCTTACCCTCCTCGTCAACCAGCACGAGCGTTTTAACAATCCTGCCAGGATCCACGCCCAGCTGCTTGACAGCTGCCTCAACCGTTGCAGTATGCTCTGGGAACTCGTACAGCCTGTGCCAGACGCCTTTCTCCTCCAGGAGCCTTCTCAAACTCTCAGTACCCCCTCGCAGGCTCATCAGCACTCCCCTTAGAGCCTTATCCTAACGTTTAAATATAATACCCTCCACGAATCCTTAACCAGCCCTGAGCCTGTGCCTCATGATTAATCCTTCGACAAGGAGGATTGTGAAAGCCGCTATGCTCGTGATCAACGCTACAATGCTTTCAGGGCTCGCCCTCCGGGCCGCAACAATCAAGTATGACTGCCCTATGGCAATGCCTAGGAAGAACATTGAATATATGAGTAGCCTGGGGATGAGCCTTCTCCAGAGGATAACATAGCCTTCCAGGGGTATTGCCTTAGCGATCACGTAGCCCTCGCGGGCCCGGGTGATCACGCCCAGTTCCTCAAGCCTTTTCAAATGGTAGAAGACGCTGCTGACAGGTATGTTAAGAGCTCTCGCAACATCCCTGACACCCCTGGGCTCCCGCGACTCTAGAAGGTAAACATATATTCTCAGCGCTGTGCCGCTCAAGTCCTCGCTACTAGAATCCATCAGCCTGCGCCCATTCAACAATTAATTACTGATTCATCCATTATAAGCGATCCCTTTAACCAGGATTGTTCTAAAACCTGAACAAGAGTGTTCAAACCATGGAGTTATCAAGCCGTAAGCATTAATGGTAAACAGGTGGTTGATTTGAGAAAACATGTTTTCATAACCCTTGCGCTCGCAGCAGTGTTGATCGGTGCTTCCATACCCCCGTTGATGACAGGATTCCTAAGCCAAGGGGGTTTCACCACAACTACGACTCAAATCCCAGGTGGAGCACCCCCTACATACAATCTCGAAGGCTTGAAAAAGTTCAGCAACTACGGCGAGCTGGCAGAGTTCTTGCAGAAGGCTTCAATTGTGAACAAGTGGTACCCGGGGCCGCTTTACGGGCCGCTAATAGCGATGAGAGAGGAGTCGGGCGGTGGTGCGGGGTCCCAGCCTGCTTCTAAAACCAACGTGCAGGTTGAAGGGGTTGACGAGCCTGATATTGTAAAAACCAACGGGGAGCTCGTGGTTGTTGCCTCAGGGAACAAGGTTTTCGTAGTAAGCACTTTGGAAAAGGCTGTCGAGTCTGTGATCGCTTTTGAGACAGGCGTTAGGGGATTGTTCCTTTACAAGGAGAAGCTTGTTGTTCTCGCCGAATCCTACGGATACTACTACGAGGGCGTGGAAACGGTTCAGTATTTAGCACCGCCTATTGGAGCACCCAAGCTGATTGTTCACTTCTACAACCTCACAAACCCTGAAAACCCCGTGCTTCTCGGGAAGGTTTCCGTGACAGGGTACATGCTTAGCTCAAGGCTTCTCGACAGCTACTTGTACCTTGTAGCGAACACCTACATACACGAGCCCATCATCCCCTACGTTAACGAGAAGCCCGTGCCTCTTGAAACCCTTGCAGCAGTGGATCAGCATCCTGACGCTTACGCTGTAATACTCGTAGTCGATCTCGAGGAGCTTGCCTACGCAACCTACACCTTCCTTATTAGGAGCGGCGGCTGGCTTTACATGTCTCTCAGCAATCTCTACATCGCCTGCGAGAAGCCATTATGGCTTGCTGAGGCCTACGCCATGGTGCTTGAAGCAATCGCTGAGCACATGCCTCCTGAGCAGAAGGGCGAGGTTTTAAACCTGCTGAACCAGGGATTGGTGGATAGGGCTTACGAGAAGGTTAACAAGTACTTGTCAGGCTTAAGCGATAACGCTAGGAGGAGGCTTCTCGACGAGGCTGTCTCCAGGGTTAACGCGGAGCCTAGGAGAGATGAGACAACGTTCTATGTTTTCACCGTTAACGGTCTCTCAATAAGCTTGAAAGGATCCTTCACTATTCCAGGATTACTGCTAGACCAGTTCGCCATGGAGGAGGCTGGAGAATTCTTCATCACCGCTACAACGGAGGCCAATTACACGGTTACGGCTGACTTCCTCCCCGTTGTATACACAATATACTATGAGAACCAGGGGATAACTGAATCCTCGTTTAAAAACACGACAGGCGCCCTCTACGTAGGCTGGAGCAACACTATGATGGGCAACAGCGTGTTCATCGTAGACTTGAACAGCCTCAGCGTGGTTGGATCCCTGAGAAATCTAGCCCCCGGTGAAAGAATATACTCTGCAAGACTGATCGGTAGAATCTTCTTCCTCGTAACCTTCAGGCAGGTAGACCCGTTGTTCGCAATAGATGTTTCAGACCCGGGCAACCCATCCGTTATAGGCTTCCTTGAAATACCCGGGTTCAGCGAATACCTCCACCCGTTAAGCCATGACAGGCTCCTTGGCATAGGGGTTGAGGATGGGTGGCTTAAAATATCGCTGTTCAACGTAACAGACCCTGTTAACATGAGCGAGATATTCAAGATCAACCTGCCGTCGACGTGGTCCCAAGCCCTATACGACCACCACGCTGTCACCGTGCACCCTGAGAGACAGCTTGTTTTAATACCCTTCGCAAGCTACGGCGGGGGCGGCATGTCAAGCGGGGCGCTCGTGATCAAGTATAACAGTGATGAGTTAAGGGTTGACGCCGTACTGCAGCACCAGTCCTGCGTCCGCACAGTATACGTTGGCGGTGAGCTATACACTATCTCTCCCGGGCTGATCAAGGTGTTCAGCCTTGAAACCTACGAAGAGCTTTTAGAAATACCGCTTCAGGGTTAAACCAAATCCCGCCCTTCAGCTCTAAGTCTTTTTTCCATCCCACCCTTGTCCCGGAGCCTAATCCTTATTATTAATCAAGCACAATATTTAAACAGCTGGTGCAGTGGCTTGGGCAGGGAAGTGCTCATAAACTTTATACAGCGCGAGAAGAGCTTCAGGATAATCCCCAGCAGTGACATTGACTCCTTGCTCGCCTCAGCCATTCTTTTGAAAAACCTTTCCCAGCATGGCTACGATGTTAAGGTAAGCCTTGACTTGAAGAGAATAATCGACGAGCCCGGGGAGCCAGCATTGCTTCTTAACCTGAAGCCTGTTAAACCCTCAAGCCAGGTTGTCCTGGAGCCGGCGAGAGATAGTGGTTTAACCGGTACAGTGGTTAGCGTGCTGGACGAGTACTTCGGCGTTGACAAGTGGGACAAGATCCTCGCCGTTACAGCCGGGGTTTACAAGGGGCTTGACACGGGGGGAGAGGGCTTCAAAGGGGTTGAGAAGAATATTTTGAACAGTCTTCTAGAAGGCGGCGAGATATCGTCCGAGCTGAGCTTCAGGCTTTGGGGGCATAGGAGGGTTGGGCTTTCCAAGGCGTTCACCAGAACCCTCAACCCGTTCATCCCCGGGTACACAGGGGTTCGCGACAGGGTTGAGGAGTTGTTGAAGAACATATCCAGGGGGAGGCCTGTTGAGAAGCTTCAGGCAGCCGACTTCTTCACCGACTCGGGGAAGCCGATGCTGACCGACCTGGTTAGAACACTGCAGAACACTGTTAAAGCGCCGCCGGATTACGTTAAAAACAGTATTCTAAAATTGATCGGTTTCGAATACTCAACATCCATTGACACCAGGAGGATCGAGCTTCTCGAGCTGGCGGGGGCTCTCATGGTTTACGCAAGCCTTAAGGCTGAGAACCCGGCCAGGATACTGGGGGTGACGCTTCCAAGCGTTGCAACACAGATCCTGGCGATATACGAGGAGGTGATCGACGAGCTCGCCGCAGTACTCGCCTCCTCAATACCCGGGTACTTGTTCGAGGGAAGGCCTGTTGACGTGGAGGATTTCCTGGAGAGGGCTGACATCGTGGCTGACGTTGCAGGCTGGTACCTGCCGCAGGTTAAAACCCCTGCCTCAATCATCCGGGGCGACCGCGTCTACACTGTGGCGAGGGAGCTTCTCAGGGTTGGCTGGGATCCGAGAAAGGTTTACGAGTCCTGCGATGATAAGCAACTATGCGTGATCCAGGGTGGCGGGGTTTAAAGCGGTTGTTAAAGCATCATCAGGAAACCCGTGCTTCATCGCCTCGGTTTACAGGATGCTCCACCCGGATAACGCAACGCCTCCGAAAGGGGTTGTCATAGAGGAGAGGGTTAGCGGGGAAGGCTCCTCCTACGAGCTTGTTTTCACAGCCCCTGGGGGTTTGAAGGAGCTTAGGACTTTGAAGGGGGGTGTTGACGAGGTTTTGAAGCTACTGGAGGTTGCTGAGAAGCTGGCAATGTTTAAATAACCCCTAAAACGATATAAACCCTACCTAGACATGGAAAGGGATGATTATGCCGGCTAAAGCCAAGTATACTGCGCGAGACAAGTGGAAGATGAAGAAATGGTATGAAGTGCTCGCGCCGAAAGCTTTCGGAGAGGTGTCGCTGGGCACTACCCCGGCGGATGAGCCCGAGAAGCTTATCGGCAGGGTTGTTGAGACAACCCTTTACGACTTAACAGGCGATATTTCCCAGGTACATGTCAAGCTGTACTTCCAGATCGTGAGCGTTGAGGAGGGTAAGGCGTACACCAGGTTCAGGGGGCATGAGCTGGCGAGAGACTATATGAAGAGCTTGATCAGGAGGAAGAGCAGCAAGGTCCAGGCAATACTCGACGTTACAACCAAGGATGGGTACGTAATGAGGCTCACCATAGCGGCCTTGACAAGCTTCAGGTGTAAGACAAGCCAGAGAAGAGCTATCAGGAGGATTATCAAGGACTACATTGCTTCCAAAACCCCGGAGCTCACTATGGATGAGCTGGTGAACGAGATACTGAGCGGTAAGATATCTAATGAAATAGCCGAGCTTGCTAGGAAGATATACCCTATCAGGCGTGTTGAAGTATACAAGTCTAAGCTCATAATGATCCCCACGGAGGAAGGGCCCAAGCCAGCCGTGGTTGTCTCCCCGGTTCAGTTGAAGTCTAAGTAGCCTTACACGATTCTTTATTAACAAACACTTGTTCTTAACAATAATATGTGAATGCTATGAAAGCCGTTGTCCTAGCCGCAGGTAACGGTGTACGCTTAAGACCTGTTACGGAGACGAGGCCTAAGCCGCTCATCCCAGTTCTCTGCAAGCCGGTTTTAGGCTGGCATCTCGAATGGCTGAGTCGTTTAAACATTGACGAGGTGGTATTGGTCGTAAACTATATGAAGGAGATGATCATGGAGTACGTGAGCAGGTTTCACAGGGGGCTCAGGGTCAGGTACGTGGTTCAGGACCCGCCGTTGGGCACTGGCGATGCCGTGGTCAAGGCACTGGACCACCTGCCGTACGGTGAGGACGTGCTCATAGTGTACTCGGATGTTTTCATGAAGGATGCGAGCGTTTACAGGGAGCTGGCCAGTATTAAAGAACCCGTCATCCTCGGAGCCGTTGTGGATAAGCCTGAACACTACGGGGTGCTCGAGCTAGAGAATGGGAGGTTGAAGAGGATTGTGGAGAAGCCACCGCAACCCCCCTCACCCATCGCTAACGCAGGGGTCTACAAGCTCAACACTAAGGATATTGACGAGCATAAGAACGTAGGGGTTAGCGTTAGAGGGGAGGTGGAGTTCACCGACATAGTTAGCAACATAGCCAGGGTGAAGCAGGTGAACGTGTACACGTTGCCTAAGGGGTGGTGGATAGATATAGGGAGGCCGTGGCACATACTGGAGGCTAATAAGATGGCTCTCGAAGACTTGAAGAGGAGTATTAAAGGAGTGGTGGAGGAGCCTGTCAGGATAACCGGGGAGGTGTACGTGGGAGAAGGCTCCACGGTCCACTCGTTCTCATCGCTGGAGGGGCCGGTTTACATAGACTCTAACGTGGAGGTGGGGCCGAACGCGAGGGTGAGGCCTTTCAGCGTTATATGCAGCGGCTCTAAAGTAGGGTTCAGCGTTGAAGTAAAGGAGAGCGTCTTGTTCGAGAACGTTAGAGCAAGCCACCTCGCTTACATAGGCGACAGCGTCGTATGCGAGAACGTCAACCTGGGGGCGGGCACGATCACTGCGAACCTCAGGTTTGACGAGAAGCCTGTTAAAATGATGGTGAAGGATAGGCTGGAGGATACGGGAAGGGTTAAGCTAGGGGCTGTCATCGGCGGGTATGTGAAAACAGGCGTTAACGTTTCAATAATGCCGGGGGTTAAGATAGGCTCGTACTCCTGGATCCTGCCGGGGGCTGTTGTCCACAGGGACGTGCCCTCGAAAACCACATACCCTGAGCAACCGCGCAGGTTATAAGCCGGGTTGACAAGATATTTTACACGATGATGTAAATGATCCATGATATCGAAGAGTTCAGGAAGAAGTACCCGAACCTCTACAAGGAGCTCGTGGAGGATAAGGGGAAGAGCATAACAGTCGGCTTCGACCCCTCCAGCATAGATCCTTGGAGAGGCTATGTCCCAGGAGTTGTAGACTACATAAGAAGGTGTAGGAGTGTTGAGGAAGCCCTTCGAGTCGTCGACTACCTGAGGGAGCGTGGTGAGATCGGGGAGAAGGAGGCTTCAGAGCTGAAGAATATTCTAGAGGAGAAGGGACTCGGTTTCTTCGGCGGGAGAAAAAGCGACGACTACTACTACAGGGAGGCTTCAAAGTACTGGGAGAGCTTGAGGGCTAGGAGGAGCGATCGGGAAGGGGATTGATCAGGACTTAGTGGACACTATCTTCACCACATCCCCATTCTTCAACACATAGCTCTCACCAATCCTCTCCTTCCTCTTAGCGTCGACAGCGTAGAGGAAGCCCTGCCCCAGCTCGGTGTGAACCATGTAGGCTAGCTCCCTGGCCGTCGTGTTGCCTGGGACAAGGTAGGCGTCCGGGAGGATGTTGCCCGAGTGATCCGTGTACTTGTTCTGATCCTCAACCGGGTAAACCACTATCAGCCCGAGCTTCCTGAACACTGCGTAGTTTAGAAGCTCCTGCACGCCCGTGGACCCGTATTTCTCGAGAACATTAACCCTCACCAGCTCCAGCGCCCTGGACTGCTCCCTTGACAGCTCAACCCCTGGCTTCACC
This region of Thermosphaera aggregans genomic DNA includes:
- a CDS encoding 30S ribosomal protein S3ae encodes the protein MPAKAKYTARDKWKMKKWYEVLAPKAFGEVSLGTTPADEPEKLIGRVVETTLYDLTGDISQVHVKLYFQIVSVEEGKAYTRFRGHELARDYMKSLIRRKSSKVQAILDVTTKDGYVMRLTIAALTSFRCKTSQRRAIRRIIKDYIASKTPELTMDELVNEILSGKISNEIAELARKIYPIRRVEVYKSKLIMIPTEEGPKPAVVVSPVQLKSK
- a CDS encoding DUF2095 family protein, translated to MIHDIEEFRKKYPNLYKELVEDKGKSITVGFDPSSIDPWRGYVPGVVDYIRRCRSVEEALRVVDYLRERGEIGEKEASELKNILEEKGLGFFGGRKSDDYYYREASKYWESLRARRSDREGD
- a CDS encoding carboxymuconolactone decarboxylase family protein, which produces MLSTYQNSELEKLKEKLNEMLALSEELQLFMKFVETAESSRALDKKTKELISLAIGVVIRCEPCIMWHMEECYKAGASFEEVLDALKTAVVMGGGPALAYGVKAYELAKKYYGK
- a CDS encoding KEOPS complex subunit Pcc1 is translated as MAGFKAVVKASSGNPCFIASVYRMLHPDNATPPKGVVIEERVSGEGSSYELVFTAPGGLKELRTLKGGVDEVLKLLEVAEKLAMFK
- a CDS encoding aminoacyl-tRNA deacylase, whose translation is MSLRGGTESLRRLLEEKGVWHRLYEFPEHTATVEAAVKQLGVDPGRIVKTLVLVDEEGKPLAAIIPGNKRLSLDKLSSITGRKLRLARAREVEKATGYPVGAVPPVGHGLKTYVDREVLNRETVIGGGGSTHSLLELKTRDLLALTQPVVSDIAE
- the glmU gene encoding bifunctional sugar-1-phosphate nucleotidylyltransferase/acetyltransferase, translating into MKAVVLAAGNGVRLRPVTETRPKPLIPVLCKPVLGWHLEWLSRLNIDEVVLVVNYMKEMIMEYVSRFHRGLRVRYVVQDPPLGTGDAVVKALDHLPYGEDVLIVYSDVFMKDASVYRELASIKEPVILGAVVDKPEHYGVLELENGRLKRIVEKPPQPPSPIANAGVYKLNTKDIDEHKNVGVSVRGEVEFTDIVSNIARVKQVNVYTLPKGWWIDIGRPWHILEANKMALEDLKRSIKGVVEEPVRITGEVYVGEGSTVHSFSSLEGPVYIDSNVEVGPNARVRPFSVICSGSKVGFSVEVKESVLFENVRASHLAYIGDSVVCENVNLGAGTITANLRFDEKPVKMMVKDRLEDTGRVKLGAVIGGYVKTGVNVSIMPGVKIGSYSWILPGAVVHRDVPSKTTYPEQPRRL
- a CDS encoding winged helix-turn-helix domain-containing protein, which produces MDSSSEDLSGTALRIYVYLLESREPRGVRDVARALNIPVSSVFYHLKRLEELGVITRAREGYVIAKAIPLEGYVILWRRLIPRLLIYSMFFLGIAIGQSYLIVAARRASPESIVALITSIAAFTILLVEGLIMRHRLRAG
- a CDS encoding beta-propeller domain-containing protein; amino-acid sequence: MFKPWSYQAVSINGKQVVDLRKHVFITLALAAVLIGASIPPLMTGFLSQGGFTTTTTQIPGGAPPTYNLEGLKKFSNYGELAEFLQKASIVNKWYPGPLYGPLIAMREESGGGAGSQPASKTNVQVEGVDEPDIVKTNGELVVVASGNKVFVVSTLEKAVESVIAFETGVRGLFLYKEKLVVLAESYGYYYEGVETVQYLAPPIGAPKLIVHFYNLTNPENPVLLGKVSVTGYMLSSRLLDSYLYLVANTYIHEPIIPYVNEKPVPLETLAAVDQHPDAYAVILVVDLEELAYATYTFLIRSGGWLYMSLSNLYIACEKPLWLAEAYAMVLEAIAEHMPPEQKGEVLNLLNQGLVDRAYEKVNKYLSGLSDNARRRLLDEAVSRVNAEPRRDETTFYVFTVNGLSISLKGSFTIPGLLLDQFAMEEAGEFFITATTEANYTVTADFLPVVYTIYYENQGITESSFKNTTGALYVGWSNTMMGNSVFIVDLNSLSVVGSLRNLAPGERIYSARLIGRIFFLVTFRQVDPLFAIDVSDPGNPSVIGFLEIPGFSEYLHPLSHDRLLGIGVEDGWLKISLFNVTDPVNMSEIFKINLPSTWSQALYDHHAVTVHPERQLVLIPFASYGGGGMSSGALVIKYNSDELRVDAVLQHQSCVRTVYVGGELYTISPGLIKVFSLETYEELLEIPLQG